From Paenibacillus sp. PK3_47, the proteins below share one genomic window:
- a CDS encoding WYL domain-containing protein produces the protein MSHTHRIQWFDQQVRAGRYPNSSRLAEQFEISKRQAQRDIEYMASSLRAPLQYVARQRGYCYEDDSFTLPYLYLTDQEKRILQYLAYRYSHYNYENAPEVRRIGNLLNRITDQEEPAEEARLPIFAVNAQVLQYFELLQYAVKHRFIVKITYDGREGELEICPLKLENHYEDDHVIARVTGRNHPEYFRLSSILDLQLTTQHFADDDRRAQRQGTERRLKPFHAQLRLGISPETTHWYGFPVRHTTGDIYEAEFYDQEQFVRHLLTAEWLELLGPAWLKQKITDKCSALLHLLNPEAEPL, from the coding sequence TTGAGTCATACGCACCGTATACAATGGTTCGACCAGCAGGTCAGGGCGGGGCGGTACCCGAACAGCAGCCGTCTCGCCGAGCAGTTCGAAATCTCCAAACGCCAGGCGCAGCGGGATATCGAATATATGGCATCGTCACTGCGCGCCCCGCTGCAATATGTGGCCAGGCAGCGCGGATACTGCTATGAAGATGACAGCTTCACGCTTCCTTACCTGTATCTGACGGATCAGGAGAAACGGATTCTGCAATATCTGGCCTACCGCTACAGCCATTATAATTACGAGAATGCTCCTGAAGTGAGGCGGATCGGGAATCTGCTGAACCGGATTACCGATCAGGAGGAGCCGGCGGAGGAAGCCAGGCTGCCGATATTCGCGGTAAATGCGCAAGTACTGCAGTATTTTGAACTGCTTCAATATGCCGTGAAACACCGGTTCATTGTCAAAATCACCTATGACGGCAGAGAAGGTGAACTGGAGATTTGCCCGCTTAAACTGGAAAATCATTATGAGGATGACCATGTTATTGCAAGGGTAACCGGCCGCAACCATCCCGAATACTTCCGCCTGTCCTCGATCCTCGATTTGCAGCTGACAACACAGCATTTTGCAGACGATGACAGGCGCGCGCAAAGGCAGGGGACTGAACGCAGGCTGAAGCCTTTTCACGCCCAACTACGCCTCGGTATTTCTCCGGAGACAACGCACTGGTACGGATTTCCGGTCCGTCACACCACTGGGGATATTTATGAAGCGGAGTTTTATGATCAAGAACAGTTTGTCCGGCATCTGCTTACAGCAGAGTGGCTGGAGCTTCTGGGCCCGGCATGGCTGAAACAGAAAATCACAGATAAGTGCAGCGCTCTGCTGCATTTGCTGAACCCGGAGGCTGAGCCACTATGA
- a CDS encoding outer membrane lipoprotein-sorting protein gives MRRLTWVLAVIMSVALVLAGCGKKDATSVVRDLNDVSDKLESKQGAYQGSGTMTLYTGEQPQDYKVEVWYKNPSYYRISLSNVQKDVTQIVLRNDEGVFVLTPSLGKSFRFQSDWPDNQGQVYLYQTLVRGIVSDNNRQFTEEGNNYVFEVAANYQSSALVRQKIWLDKKTYEPKQVQVSDSEAKVVVDVKFDSFKFDPQFTKESFDMQKNMTSGAPSESTIAEVDENGNPVTAAENGEEAEQPVAAELGSFGIIEPGYIPAGVEFKDSHQIENSKDHAVLIRYDGVYQYTIMEARPLDRAVSLVPQTVVDLGFTIGALSGDEQQTLTWMSDGVEFRITSSNLPVSEMMQIAASMEAQSGK, from the coding sequence ATGCGCCGGTTAACATGGGTACTCGCGGTCATTATGAGCGTGGCCCTGGTGCTCGCGGGTTGCGGTAAGAAGGATGCCACTTCCGTGGTGAGGGATTTAAATGATGTGTCTGACAAGCTGGAGAGCAAGCAGGGGGCCTATCAGGGATCGGGCACGATGACCCTGTATACCGGTGAGCAGCCGCAGGATTACAAGGTGGAGGTCTGGTACAAGAATCCTTCCTACTACCGGATCAGCCTGTCCAATGTTCAAAAGGATGTAACGCAAATCGTGCTGCGCAACGATGAGGGCGTATTCGTGCTGACCCCAAGCCTTGGCAAAAGCTTCCGTTTCCAAAGCGACTGGCCGGACAATCAGGGTCAGGTGTATTTGTACCAGACGCTGGTCCGCGGGATTGTCTCCGACAACAACCGCCAGTTCACGGAAGAAGGGAACAATTATGTATTTGAGGTAGCGGCGAACTACCAGAGCAGCGCACTGGTACGCCAAAAGATATGGCTGGACAAAAAAACCTATGAACCCAAACAGGTTCAGGTTTCCGATTCCGAGGCCAAGGTAGTGGTCGATGTCAAGTTTGACAGCTTCAAGTTCGATCCGCAATTCACGAAGGAATCTTTTGATATGCAAAAGAATATGACCTCCGGAGCCCCTTCCGAAAGCACGATAGCCGAGGTCGATGAGAACGGCAACCCGGTAACGGCAGCGGAGAACGGTGAAGAGGCCGAGCAGCCGGTTGCAGCAGAGCTTGGCAGCTTCGGTATTATTGAACCGGGTTACATCCCGGCCGGTGTGGAATTCAAAGACAGCCATCAGATTGAGAACAGCAAGGACCATGCCGTGCTCATCCGTTACGATGGCGTGTATCAATACACGATTATGGAAGCCCGTCCGCTGGACCGAGCCGTATCGCTCGTACCGCAGACTGTGGTGGATCTCGGGTTCACAATCGGGGCCCTGAGCGGGGATGAACAGCAGACATTAACCTGGATGAGCGACGGTGTAGAGTTCCGGATTACAAGTTCGAATCTTCCGGTGAGCGAAATGATGCAAATTGCCGCTTCTATGGAGGCACAATCGGGTAAGTAA
- the alr gene encoding alanine racemase: protein MQASYRPTVAEINLDDLRANYEAFRAVLPAETKFMGCVKGNAYGHGAVEVTRELERLGADYVSVAFLDEALELRQAGILLPILVLGYTSPEGIAVAWKNNITVTLFTPEVLEAIRELPIDPEHRLKVHIKIDSGMGRLGLLPADAPDFIAEVHSVAQAELEGMFTHFAKADEADKNYTLVQYRRFMSVAETLRDRDITIPIIHTGNSATAIDTPLLSSNMVRVGISLYGFYPSTEVNRTLVALHPVMTLKTQAVYVKTLPPDWGISYGTRYFTDSKERIATLPVGYADGYSRMLTGKAEVLIRGRRVPIVGTICMDQCMVTLKSFAEEAEQIKAGEEVVLIGRQAGVTITADELALHLGTIHYEVICMLAHRVPRVYIREGTPPNLVNPLLQT from the coding sequence GTGCAAGCAAGCTATCGACCTACAGTAGCCGAAATAAATCTGGATGATTTGCGTGCCAATTATGAGGCTTTTCGTGCGGTTCTGCCCGCAGAAACCAAATTTATGGGATGCGTCAAAGGAAATGCGTACGGCCATGGAGCAGTGGAAGTGACACGGGAGCTCGAACGGCTGGGAGCGGATTATGTTAGCGTTGCCTTTTTGGATGAGGCATTGGAGCTGCGTCAGGCGGGAATACTACTTCCTATCCTGGTGCTTGGCTACACCTCTCCTGAAGGAATAGCCGTTGCCTGGAAGAACAATATAACCGTGACGCTTTTCACACCGGAAGTACTGGAGGCGATAAGAGAGCTTCCCATAGATCCGGAGCACCGGCTGAAGGTGCATATCAAGATTGACAGCGGGATGGGACGGCTGGGACTTTTGCCGGCTGACGCGCCCGATTTCATCGCTGAAGTGCATTCTGTAGCGCAAGCGGAGCTGGAGGGTATGTTTACCCATTTTGCCAAAGCAGACGAAGCAGACAAAAACTATACACTGGTGCAGTACCGGCGGTTTATGAGCGTGGCGGAAACGCTTCGGGACAGAGACATTACCATCCCGATCATACATACGGGCAATAGCGCTACGGCCATTGATACACCTCTTCTATCCAGTAACATGGTGCGTGTAGGCATAAGCCTGTACGGATTCTACCCCTCAACCGAGGTGAACCGTACACTGGTGGCTTTACACCCGGTAATGACGCTGAAGACGCAGGCTGTTTATGTCAAAACCCTGCCGCCCGATTGGGGCATCAGCTACGGCACCCGTTACTTCACAGACAGCAAAGAGCGGATTGCGACGCTGCCTGTGGGGTACGCAGACGGATATTCCCGCATGCTGACAGGCAAAGCGGAGGTGCTAATACGCGGACGCCGCGTTCCGATCGTCGGAACCATCTGCATGGACCAGTGTATGGTAACGCTCAAATCTTTCGCTGAAGAAGCGGAACAAATCAAAGCTGGCGAAGAGGTTGTTCTCATCGGCCGACAGGCTGGCGTGACCATCACGGCAGATGAACTGGCTCTCCATCTTGGAACGATTCACTACGAGGTAATCTGTATGCTGGCCCACCGGGTACCCCGGGTATATATACGCGAAGGTACCCCTCCTAACCTGGTGAACCCCCTGCTGCAGACCTGA
- a CDS encoding ribbon-helix-helix protein, CopG family, which produces MANLQNTKRIMISLPDHLLQEVDGIAQLENSNRSELIRQAMKLYLSERRKRMIRESMQRGYMEMAKINLTMACEAFLAEEDADSTLGRLVSGV; this is translated from the coding sequence TTGGCCAATTTGCAGAACACCAAAAGAATAATGATCAGTTTGCCCGATCATCTCTTGCAGGAAGTAGATGGAATCGCTCAATTGGAGAACTCCAACCGGAGTGAATTGATTAGGCAGGCCATGAAGCTGTATTTAAGCGAACGGAGGAAACGTATGATCCGGGAGTCGATGCAGCGGGGATACATGGAGATGGCCAAAATCAATTTGACCATGGCATGCGAGGCTTTTCTCGCTGAGGAAGATGCAGACAGTACTCTTGGCCGCTTAGTAAGCGGGGTGTAG
- a CDS encoding type II toxin-antitoxin system PemK/MazF family toxin: MIVKRGDVFFADLSPVVGSEQGGVRPVLVIQNDIGNRFSPTVIVAAITAQIQKAKLPTHVEIDAASHGFDRDSVILLEQVRTIDKQRLTDKITHLDDDTMKKVDESLQISLGLIDF, from the coding sequence TTGATTGTTAAACGCGGCGACGTTTTTTTTGCCGACCTTTCACCTGTGGTAGGTTCAGAGCAAGGCGGGGTAAGGCCGGTACTGGTCATACAGAACGACATCGGCAATCGCTTCAGCCCGACGGTTATTGTGGCAGCCATTACTGCCCAGATCCAGAAGGCCAAATTGCCGACGCATGTGGAGATTGATGCGGCATCCCACGGCTTTGACCGGGATTCAGTCATTCTCCTGGAGCAGGTTCGGACAATTGACAAACAACGCTTAACCGATAAGATCACCCATCTTGACGATGATACAATGAAAAAGGTGGATGAATCGCTGCAAATCAGTCTCGGCCTGATTGATTTTTAA
- a CDS encoding TetR/AcrR family transcriptional regulator translates to MLQLDRLVGLKGVFVIKGRSDGEETKKRIVQKAVQLFVQKGYGAVTMNEVCAAANVSKGSLYHHFPSKDELFLHVAEQDTEQWLAEWDSKKSGINGTEARLYALGEHYANDFQNPLIRAIEDYARIRSHSDEINQRLSQIYESASRACRELLQEGMDSGFLVQGDLEKYVVIVSGLLEGICRVSEITALAKAPEDIMKYYREAIHLLLQGMRTRSGG, encoded by the coding sequence ATGTTACAATTGGACCGGTTGGTCGGTCTAAAGGGGGTATTCGTAATTAAAGGACGTTCGGACGGAGAAGAAACGAAAAAGCGGATTGTACAAAAGGCGGTCCAGCTGTTTGTGCAGAAGGGCTATGGAGCCGTAACGATGAATGAAGTCTGTGCAGCTGCAAATGTCAGCAAAGGCAGTCTGTATCATCATTTTCCGAGCAAGGATGAGCTGTTTCTGCATGTGGCTGAACAGGATACGGAGCAGTGGCTGGCCGAATGGGACAGCAAGAAGAGCGGAATTAACGGCACAGAAGCACGGCTGTATGCGCTTGGCGAGCATTATGCGAATGACTTCCAAAACCCGCTGATCCGGGCGATTGAGGACTATGCCAGAATCCGGAGCCACTCCGATGAGATTAATCAGCGCCTGTCGCAAATTTATGAATCCGCCTCAAGAGCCTGCCGCGAGCTGCTGCAGGAAGGGATGGATTCGGGATTTCTCGTTCAGGGTGATCTGGAGAAGTACGTAGTTATTGTAAGCGGGCTGCTGGAGGGAATCTGCAGAGTCAGCGAGATTACTGCCCTTGCCAAAGCGCCTGAGGATATCATGAAGTATTACCGGGAAGCTATACATCTCCTGCTGCAGGGAATGCGTACCCGATCGGGCGGCTGA
- a CDS encoding MFS transporter produces MTLLLRNRGAMLLLMMNIFLAFTGIGLVVPIMPTYMNELHIGGSVVGLLVAAFSLTQLLVSPFAGRLSDKMGRKKIIVGGLIVFAFSELLFGLASAPWVLFVSRMLGGVGAAMIMPAVMAYVADTTSSEERAKGMGFINAAITTGFIIGPGIGGYLAELGIRVPFFVAAGAAAIVAVITLIVLPESRSAELREEAKTMKGNKDSLILQLGRSYREPYFFGLIIVFVLSFGLANYETVFGLFVDHKFGFTPKDIAFVLTFGSIAGAVIQVTAFSWILNRFGENRVISVTLLSSGVFILLTLLVHGYWAIVTVTFIVFLSMDILRPAVGTQLSRLADESQQGFVMGMNSAYTSLGNIAGPIVAGFLFDLDINLPYGAASLVLVLCFVLSLSFGKRMKRGLGAQ; encoded by the coding sequence ATGACGTTACTGTTAAGAAACCGGGGCGCGATGCTGCTCTTAATGATGAATATTTTTCTGGCGTTTACAGGGATCGGCCTCGTGGTCCCGATTATGCCTACTTATATGAATGAGCTGCATATCGGCGGCAGTGTGGTCGGATTGCTGGTAGCCGCCTTTTCGTTGACACAGCTGCTGGTCTCACCGTTTGCCGGAAGATTATCTGACAAGATGGGCCGTAAAAAAATTATTGTCGGCGGTCTGATTGTTTTCGCGTTCTCGGAGCTGCTGTTCGGCCTGGCGAGCGCACCCTGGGTGCTGTTCGTATCCAGAATGCTCGGCGGTGTCGGTGCAGCCATGATCATGCCTGCAGTTATGGCTTATGTGGCAGACACCACATCCTCGGAGGAACGGGCCAAAGGCATGGGATTTATTAATGCGGCGATTACTACCGGCTTTATTATCGGTCCGGGGATCGGCGGCTATCTGGCCGAGCTTGGCATCCGGGTTCCATTCTTCGTCGCTGCGGGTGCCGCCGCGATCGTTGCTGTCATTACACTAATCGTCCTGCCGGAATCGCGTTCAGCGGAGCTTCGTGAGGAAGCGAAAACCATGAAAGGGAATAAAGATAGTCTCATTCTCCAGCTCGGACGCTCATACCGCGAGCCTTACTTTTTCGGACTTATTATTGTATTCGTGCTGTCCTTCGGGCTGGCGAACTATGAAACGGTATTCGGATTGTTTGTGGATCACAAGTTCGGGTTCACACCGAAGGATATTGCCTTTGTTCTGACCTTCGGCTCCATCGCCGGGGCTGTCATTCAGGTGACGGCATTCAGCTGGATTTTGAACCGTTTTGGCGAAAACCGGGTGATCTCGGTGACCCTGCTCAGTTCGGGTGTATTCATTCTGCTGACGCTCTTGGTACATGGATACTGGGCGATCGTTACGGTGACGTTCATCGTGTTCCTTTCCATGGACATTCTGCGTCCTGCAGTCGGCACACAGCTCTCCCGGCTGGCGGACGAATCGCAGCAGGGATTTGTGATGGGAATGAACTCGGCCTATACGAGCCTTGGCAACATCGCCGGTCCGATCGTGGCCGGATTCCTGTTCGACCTCGACATTAATCTGCCGTATGGAGCCGCGTCGCTTGTGCTGGTGCTGTGCTTCGTGCTCTCGCTGAGCTTCGGCAAGCGGATGAAGCGCGGTCTTGGCGCTCAGTAA
- a CDS encoding Tex family protein produces MPEEEAKRKEQETINAAIAKELGISLKQVRTTVGLLDEGNTIPFIARYRKEMTGELDENALRDIEERLGYLRNLGDRKKDVIRSIEEQGKLTPELQEQILKAVKLQEVEDLYRPFRQKRKTRASAAKEKGLEPLAEWVLEQRRQGAPLEEAAKYIDAEKGVESAEQALQGAMDIIAENIADDPAIRSWVRQYTASQGILVSEAKDAEQESVYENYYSYREPVHKMPPHRILAINRGERENVLKVGIEVVTDKIHAFIARKLIKGPSPVKELLEAVTEDAYKRLIAPSVEREVRGEMTEKGETQAISIFSGNLRSLLLQPPVKGRNVLGVDPAYRTGCKLAVVDDTGKLLEVAVTYPTPPNNKKKEAAVKFKELIAKYGIKLIVIGNGTGSRETEQFTAEVIAEIGDPELAYLIVNEAGASVYSASKLAQEEFPDLDVAERSAASIARRVQDPLAELVKIDPKAIGVGQYQHDVSQKHLEESLKAVVESAVNHVGVDVNTASPSLLSYVAGVNATIAKNIVKFREENGKFTTRKALQKVPRLGAKSYEQCIGFMRIPGGENTLDRTPIHPESYPVVDRLFRELGLDVAKLGSKEVAAQLAAQDAEELAVKLNVGVPTLRDILESLQRPGRDPREELPLPIFRTDVLKIEDLVPGMEMQGTVRNVIDFGAFVDIGIKNDGLVHISQLSGSFVKHPMDVVSVGDNVTVWVMGVDLKKGRVSLTMRPPRSDAGSAK; encoded by the coding sequence ATACCGGAAGAGGAAGCAAAGCGTAAGGAACAGGAAACAATCAATGCAGCGATTGCCAAAGAGCTGGGCATCAGCCTGAAGCAGGTGCGGACGACTGTCGGCCTGCTGGATGAGGGGAACACGATTCCTTTTATTGCCCGGTACCGCAAGGAAATGACCGGGGAGCTTGATGAGAATGCACTGCGTGATATTGAGGAGCGGCTGGGTTATCTTCGTAATCTGGGCGACCGCAAGAAAGATGTCATCCGCAGCATTGAAGAGCAGGGCAAGCTGACTCCGGAGCTGCAGGAGCAGATTCTGAAGGCTGTGAAGCTGCAGGAAGTGGAGGACTTGTACCGTCCGTTCCGGCAAAAGCGCAAGACGCGGGCAAGTGCCGCCAAGGAGAAAGGGCTGGAGCCGCTCGCTGAATGGGTGCTGGAGCAGCGCCGCCAGGGCGCTCCGCTTGAGGAAGCCGCCAAATATATCGATGCCGAAAAAGGCGTGGAAAGTGCCGAGCAGGCGCTGCAGGGTGCAATGGACATTATCGCCGAGAATATCGCCGACGACCCTGCGATCCGCTCCTGGGTCCGCCAGTATACTGCAAGCCAGGGGATATTGGTCTCTGAGGCCAAGGATGCGGAGCAGGAGAGCGTGTACGAGAATTACTACAGCTACCGCGAGCCGGTTCACAAAATGCCGCCGCACCGGATTCTCGCGATCAACCGCGGGGAGCGGGAGAATGTACTGAAAGTCGGGATCGAGGTGGTTACCGACAAGATCCATGCTTTTATTGCCCGGAAGCTGATCAAAGGGCCGTCCCCGGTCAAGGAGCTGCTGGAAGCGGTGACCGAGGATGCCTACAAGCGGCTGATTGCTCCGTCCGTGGAGCGCGAGGTGCGCGGGGAAATGACGGAGAAGGGGGAGACCCAGGCGATTTCCATTTTCTCGGGAAATCTGCGCAGCCTGCTGCTGCAGCCGCCGGTTAAGGGCCGTAACGTGCTCGGCGTAGACCCGGCCTACCGCACCGGCTGCAAGCTGGCCGTAGTGGATGATACCGGCAAGCTGCTGGAGGTAGCGGTCACTTACCCGACGCCGCCGAACAACAAGAAGAAGGAGGCGGCGGTGAAGTTCAAGGAGCTGATTGCCAAATACGGCATCAAGCTCATCGTAATCGGCAACGGCACCGGCTCACGGGAGACGGAGCAGTTCACCGCCGAGGTCATCGCCGAGATCGGTGATCCGGAGCTGGCGTACCTGATTGTCAATGAAGCAGGAGCCAGCGTCTATTCCGCCTCCAAGCTGGCGCAGGAGGAGTTCCCGGACCTTGATGTGGCCGAGCGCAGCGCCGCATCGATTGCCCGCCGCGTGCAGGACCCGCTGGCGGAGCTGGTGAAGATCGACCCGAAGGCGATCGGTGTCGGGCAGTATCAGCACGATGTCTCGCAGAAGCATCTGGAGGAGAGCCTCAAGGCCGTCGTGGAATCGGCCGTTAACCATGTCGGCGTCGACGTGAACACGGCGTCACCGTCGCTGCTCTCGTATGTCGCGGGCGTCAACGCGACGATCGCGAAGAACATCGTGAAGTTCCGCGAGGAGAACGGCAAGTTCACGACCCGCAAGGCACTGCAGAAGGTGCCGCGCCTCGGCGCGAAGTCCTATGAGCAGTGCATCGGCTTCATGCGTATTCCCGGAGGGGAGAATACGCTTGACCGGACGCCGATCCATCCGGAGTCCTATCCGGTCGTCGACCGCCTGTTCCGTGAGCTGGGCCTGGATGTGGCCAAGCTCGGCAGCAAGGAGGTCGCAGCACAGCTCGCTGCGCAGGATGCGGAAGAGCTGGCCGTGAAGCTGAATGTCGGCGTGCCTACGCTGCGCGACATTCTGGAGAGCCTGCAGCGCCCGGGCCGCGATCCGCGCGAGGAGCTGCCGCTGCCGATCTTCCGCACCGATGTGCTGAAGATCGAGGACCTGGTTCCCGGCATGGAGATGCAGGGAACCGTCCGCAACGTCATCGACTTCGGCGCCTTCGTCGATATCGGCATCAAGAATGACGGGCTGGTGCATATCTCCCAGCTCAGCGGCAGCTTCGTGAAGCATCCGATGGACGTCGTCTCCGTCGGTGACAACGTCACGGTCTGGGTCATGGGTGTTGATCTCAAGAAGGGCCGGGTCAGCCTGACCATGCGCCCGCCGCGCAGTGATGCGGGAAGCGCGAAGTAA
- a CDS encoding SLC13 family permease, giving the protein MEGLTIGWYGALAGLAIAIILILRKLNPVYALFLGAIAGSLIGGANLEQTVSVLVGGTQSVIGTVLRVLAAGVLAGVMMESGAAETIAQAIVKKFGGSKAILALALATMIITTVGVFIPVAVLIVAPIALSVGNKMGISKVALLLALSGGGKAGNIISPNPNTIAAARGFDLDLSNVMLAGLIPAICGLIVTVIVASLLKKKGVMVTDEEAANGDVDTSKYPPLGKAIVAPLVAIILLMINPIGSLSGIEALSNFKVDALYILPIAGIIGMLAMGQGNKILQYTSSGLNKMTATVLILIGAGGIAGLISASDLSTQVVQLIETAGISGTFLAPISGILMAAATASTSTGVILATGSFGQAILDMGTAPLAAAVMVHTGATVIDSLPQGNYFHVTADSMKMTIKQRMGLVPYEAIVGGTMTIVATLIYGFLF; this is encoded by the coding sequence ATGGAAGGGTTAACAATTGGCTGGTATGGTGCCTTGGCTGGTCTGGCAATTGCCATTATTCTGATACTAAGAAAGCTCAATCCGGTATATGCACTGTTCTTGGGAGCGATCGCCGGATCGCTGATCGGGGGAGCTAATCTTGAGCAGACTGTAAGCGTTCTCGTTGGCGGTACACAAAGTGTAATCGGAACCGTTCTGCGTGTACTTGCCGCAGGTGTGCTGGCCGGGGTAATGATGGAGTCGGGTGCGGCTGAAACCATTGCCCAGGCTATCGTCAAAAAATTCGGCGGCAGCAAAGCCATCCTCGCACTGGCGCTGGCCACGATGATCATTACTACAGTGGGTGTATTTATCCCGGTAGCGGTACTGATTGTGGCTCCAATTGCTTTGTCGGTAGGTAACAAGATGGGTATTTCAAAGGTAGCGCTGCTGCTGGCACTGTCCGGCGGTGGTAAAGCGGGTAACATTATTTCTCCCAATCCCAATACGATTGCGGCGGCCCGCGGTTTTGATCTCGACCTCAGCAATGTCATGCTCGCAGGATTAATTCCGGCAATATGCGGTCTGATTGTAACAGTCATTGTTGCTTCTCTGCTGAAGAAAAAAGGCGTGATGGTCACGGATGAAGAGGCTGCGAACGGTGATGTGGATACATCCAAATATCCGCCGCTCGGCAAAGCCATTGTTGCACCGCTTGTGGCGATTATTCTGCTGATGATCAATCCGATCGGCTCGCTGTCAGGCATTGAAGCGCTGTCGAATTTCAAAGTGGATGCGCTTTACATCCTGCCAATCGCCGGGATTATCGGAATGCTGGCCATGGGTCAGGGGAACAAAATTCTGCAGTACACTTCCTCCGGTCTGAATAAAATGACAGCAACCGTACTGATTCTGATCGGTGCAGGCGGTATTGCCGGTCTGATCTCCGCATCGGATCTGTCCACACAGGTTGTTCAATTGATCGAAACCGCAGGCATTTCAGGTACCTTCCTGGCACCGATTTCCGGTATTCTGATGGCTGCGGCGACAGCTTCAACTTCGACAGGTGTAATTCTGGCTACAGGTTCATTTGGACAAGCCATTCTCGATATGGGTACAGCTCCGCTGGCGGCAGCCGTTATGGTGCACACCGGGGCGACGGTCATCGACTCGCTTCCGCAGGGGAACTACTTCCATGTAACAGCGGACAGTATGAAAATGACAATCAAACAGCGGATGGGGCTGGTGCCTTATGAAGCGATTGTCGGCGGAACGATGACGATTGTGGCTACGCTGATTTACGGATTTTTGTTCTAA
- a CDS encoding glycerate kinase gives MSQKTFVLAPDSFKESMTAKEVCIAMEQGLRKVYPDAEYIHVPMADGGEGTVQSLVDASGGQIYTKQVMGPLGQPVTAQYGILGDGVTAAIEMASASGIQLVDKADRNPLITTTYGTGELIKECLDRGIRSIIIGIGGSATNDGGTGMAEALGAKFLDEAGEQLPRGGGSLDRLARIDISALDERLQQVQLIVACDVTNPLCGERGASVVFGPQKGATPERVKQLDANLAHYADIVQQQLGKDVRDLPGAGAAGGLGAGLMIFTQAALQRGIEIVIEYTGLTAKIKDADMVFTGEGGIDFQTKFGKTPYGVARTAKASGKKVIALAGYIGEGIDTLYAEGIDAVFGIVPGSAELDKLLKEGPANVERTCENIARVLKLSE, from the coding sequence ATGAGTCAGAAAACCTTTGTATTGGCACCGGATTCTTTTAAAGAGAGCATGACGGCTAAGGAAGTTTGTATTGCAATGGAGCAGGGGCTGCGGAAAGTCTATCCGGATGCTGAATATATACACGTTCCGATGGCGGACGGGGGAGAAGGCACGGTGCAGTCGCTGGTCGATGCATCCGGCGGACAAATCTATACCAAACAAGTCATGGGACCGCTTGGACAGCCTGTTACAGCACAATACGGAATTCTCGGCGACGGCGTTACAGCAGCGATTGAGATGGCTTCGGCGAGCGGCATACAGCTGGTGGACAAGGCGGACCGGAACCCGCTGATTACGACCACCTACGGAACAGGTGAGCTGATTAAGGAGTGTCTGGACCGCGGCATCCGCAGCATCATTATCGGGATCGGCGGCAGTGCAACCAATGACGGAGGCACCGGAATGGCTGAAGCGCTGGGCGCTAAATTCCTGGATGAAGCAGGGGAACAGCTCCCGAGAGGGGGAGGCAGTCTGGACAGGCTGGCCCGCATTGATATCTCCGCCCTGGATGAGCGGCTGCAGCAGGTGCAGCTGATTGTCGCCTGTGATGTTACGAACCCGCTGTGCGGCGAACGGGGTGCATCTGTAGTATTCGGTCCGCAAAAAGGCGCGACTCCGGAACGGGTTAAGCAGCTTGACGCGAACCTTGCCCATTATGCGGATATCGTACAGCAGCAGCTTGGCAAGGACGTCCGTGATCTGCCGGGTGCCGGAGCAGCCGGGGGACTGGGCGCAGGGCTGATGATCTTTACTCAGGCTGCGCTGCAGCGGGGTATCGAGATCGTGATCGAGTACACCGGACTTACAGCTAAGATTAAGGATGCCGACATGGTGTTCACCGGTGAGGGAGGCATTGATTTCCAGACCAAATTTGGTAAAACACCATACGGAGTAGCTCGCACCGCCAAAGCAAGCGGCAAAAAGGTCATTGCCCTGGCCGGTTATATCGGCGAAGGCATTGATACACTGTATGCGGAAGGGATCGATGCCGTCTTCGGTATCGTACCGGGTTCTGCTGAGCTGGACAAGCTGTTGAAAGAAGGCCCTGCGAATGTGGAGCGGACCTGTGAAAATATCGCGAGAGTATTAAAGCTGAGCGAATAA